The Theobroma cacao cultivar B97-61/B2 chromosome 1, Criollo_cocoa_genome_V2, whole genome shotgun sequence genome contains the following window.
TAAACATCAATATAGTGACAAGAGTTGCAACTGAAAAGACAAATTACCAGCCTGTTGAGACTATCTGCCACCATCAATCCTCAGCTGGGAGAAAACTCCACTTGCTGTTGTGTCAGAACCATCATCCCTCACCATAGGCACATCATCTTTCTCAATTGGCAAGTTATTTGAAGGCAAACGCTGAAATGGACGTGAGGACATGTTCAGAGAAGCATCTATTGTGCTGTCCTCGTGTGGCTCTCTCCGCACTGCAGTTTGCTCTAGTTGCAATGTGTATTCCAAGTCCCAGCAGATATCAAGCATTGTAGGCCTGTCGACTCCATTTGGCTTCAGACACTTCTCAACCATTTCACTGAACTTTCTCAATGAATTAGGATTAATCTGGCCAGCCACTGAGGGATCGATAATCTTTTCAAGTTCCCCTTTCTTTAACCAAAACAGTCCCCATTCAGCTAAATTTATCTCCTCCTTCCTATTTGAGCTAATTATAGCTGGTCTAGCACAAAGCACTTCAAGGAGTACCACGCCAAAAGAATAAACATCAGATTTTTCTGTAAACTGAAGGCATCTAAAATACTCAGGATCAAGATAACCGAAGCTTCCTTTTATTCCTGTGCTGAACTCATCTGGACCAGGGAGACCTGATTTGGAAAGGCCAAAATCTGCAACTTTTGCCACATATTGTTCATCAAGCAAGATGTTTGTGGACTTAACATCACGGTGAATGATTCCTCCTTGTGAACCGGTGTGGAGGTAATGAAGACCCTTTGCTGCACCCATACAAATTTCAAGTCTTTGCTTCCAAGTCAATAAAGATAATGCAGATGATCTCTCTGGATTCCCACTCAAGTTGTAAAGATGATCTCTTAGAGTCCCCTTCTCCATGAACTCATAAACCAGTACCATCTCAGACCCTTCATCACAATAGCCAATCAGAGAAACAAGATGGCGATGTCGAATCTTGGATAGAACCATGACCTCAGTTTGGAATTCTGGAAGGCCCTGGCCATGTTTTGACTCGCTTCTTTTGACTGCCACTTTGAGACCATTCCGAAGAGTTCCTTTATAAACTTTACCGAAGCCTCCCTCTCCAACCAGCAATTTAGCCTCAAAGTTACTGGTTGCCTCTATTATTTCAGCAAAAGGCATCTTTAGTTTGAGGTTTAAGTTCGGAACAGGAGGGGGATTGACAGATTTGGTGCTTATTCCAACGTAAAGGCTCGCTCCTCCAAAAGGAAGGGTACCATATGAAGCCATGGTTTCAAAAGGCTTTCTTTTTATGCGTTTCTTACACAACAAGAATACCACTATCAAACTACAGATAACAAAAACCCCAACAACTGAACCAGTTATGATAAACAGTACAGGCTTCTTTTTTGGCTCACTTCCCCCTAGTTCCAAGCCTGGTTCTGTGATGAACTCCATTATTTCGAGCCCGTTCAGGTAGGCAATTTTTTCTAAGGATCCGTCCAAAGTGACAACACTGATACTAATAAAGTCAGAATCACCTGAGTCAACCACAAAATCATAGTAGAATGGAACTGCTGTCTGAACAGTATACTCGTAAGGATTGATATTTTGACTGAACCTACCGTATATAAAGagattgaaattgaaaacgTTAGGTGATGGACTAATAATGTCACAGAAATGGACCCGAACAAGATGCCGAGCATTCTTGCTGACGTTGAAATGCCAAGTAATGTTGGCAGAATTTGATGTCTGGTTATTAGTTAGGTCCACTTCTTTGCAAGTTTTGTAGACAAGATCGGGGACAAAGTTTTGGAAGGCTCCTATATTATCATCATAGTTTAGTCTACCAGAAAAATAGCTACAATTTTTTGccaaatttccaacaaatatATAGTCATCATCAGCAACCCATTCTGATGCTATTGCGGTTGGGTCGTTAAGGGGTCGACCCCCAACATTAACTCTCTGAACTGTTCTAAGCACCTGAGAGGGCAAACCTAGGTAATTACCCGGACTTCCTGCCGTAGTCACAAGAGTTCGGTCATCCACAAGATCTGGAATAAGAAAAACTTCTATAGCATTCACAAAAGCAAAAGATGTTTGTTGTGCCGGGATGAAGTGAATTCTAAAGCTGGTTGAATTGATAGGCACCCAGAAATCCTTAATCACAGGGAAAGAACTATTTCTGACACTGAAATTCGATACTAGAGACTTACGGGAAGCTGAAACATTGAATAAAGCATCCACCAGATTAACCTGGCCTGAcatgaaaggaaagaaatgaagGCGTACCACGTGTAGGCCTGTCTTAGTGATGTTGagattataagaaaatgggcTTGTATGAAACCTTGCTGTTTGGTAGAGAGATAAGCCGACTGACTGGCTGGTATCTTCGACAGGTTTGCCTTTTTCAACGCGGAAGGAGTTGGGATTCTTGTCACCAACGAAGTTCCTGCTGCCTAGTTTCACAGAAGAAGACGACCCGCAGTTTATGAAGTATTTATCTGGAAAAACGTAAGGTTCTGAGAGAATCAGATCAGGATAGAATTGGAGAAGAAACGAAGGCAAGAGAACGTTAAGGAAGAGCAGTTTTTCCATTGGAACGGCCTTCCTCTTTTTCCTGTTTTTTTCCCTTGTCTAGTGGAAGTAATTAAGTATATATCTCAGCACTAAGGAGTAAGGACCAGTTTTAATGAATGATAATAATGAGCAAGGAAGGTGCAGATGGAAAGGGAAGACTTTGGTTGACCTGATAATCAAGTGTGGATGTATTCTGCTTGAGAAAAATAATTGAGCTCCTCTGATGTTGCCAAGCAGAATAGTTTCTAAAAGGCAATATCTATTTCTTGGCATGTCAATTCTGATCACGGCATTTACTCCTATTTGTTTCCCCTTTTGTCCCAGAACCAACGTTTCTGACTTTTCTTAGTTCAGCGACAGTTACTTGGTTAACCATGAACTTCTTTGATAATCATGTGTTAGAAATTATgtgcaaacaagtaaaaatgaGTCAGTCAAGTCAAAGATGCATCTGTCTTAAAAGTTCAAGCAGGGGACTCTATGCTAGACTCTGGGCTGATGCAGAAGAGCCCAAAAGCAGCAGCCCAGAACTTATTATCCTTCTAGAAAGTAGACAAACCCAAAAAAATACAAAGGCAAGTTGTGCGGTTTGAACAACGCCGGAGAGCTCCAAATCCGGTCCTCAAGCCTCGCCGTCGCCTCCGCCATCAGGTGGTGGGTGGAGAAAATTTAGAGACAGTAGGAGAGAGGCAGGAATGGGAAGAGAGAGGAAACAAGAAGgaggaagagaagaagaaatatttataaggctttggttgtaattttttaaaagagttAGGGCATTttaatcttaaaaattttatatgctATTCTATCAGCGATTCCCCATCCTTAGGAATAAAAAACGGAAGCAATAAGAGGAAAAATGGC
Protein-coding sequences here:
- the LOC18611212 gene encoding probable receptor-like protein kinase At5g24010, with the protein product MEKLLFLNVLLPSFLLQFYPDLILSEPYVFPDKYFINCGSSSSVKLGSRNFVGDKNPNSFRVEKGKPVEDTSQSVGLSLYQTARFHTSPFSYNLNITKTGLHVVRLHFFPFMSGQVNLVDALFNVSASRKSLVSNFSVRNSSFPVIKDFWVPINSTSFRIHFIPAQQTSFAFVNAIEVFLIPDLVDDRTLVTTAGSPGNYLGLPSQVLRTVQRVNVGGRPLNDPTAIASEWVADDDYIFVGNLAKNCSYFSGRLNYDDNIGAFQNFVPDLVYKTCKEVDLTNNQTSNSANITWHFNVSKNARHLVRVHFCDIISPSPNVFNFNLFIYGRFSQNINPYEYTVQTAVPFYYDFVVDSGDSDFISISVVTLDGSLEKIAYLNGLEIMEFITEPGLELGGSEPKKKPVLFIITGSVVGVFVICSLIVVFLLCKKRIKRKPFETMASYGTLPFGGASLYVGISTKSVNPPPVPNLNLKLKMPFAEIIEATSNFEAKLLVGEGGFGKVYKGTLRNGLKVAVKRSESKHGQGLPEFQTEVMVLSKIRHRHLVSLIGYCDEGSEMVLVYEFMEKGTLRDHLYNLSGNPERSSALSLLTWKQRLEICMGAAKGLHYLHTGSQGGIIHRDVKSTNILLDEQYVAKVADFGLSKSGLPGPDEFSTGIKGSFGYLDPEYFRCLQFTEKSDVYSFGVVLLEVLCARPAIISSNRKEEINLAEWGLFWLKKGELEKIIDPSVAGQINPNSLRKFSEMVEKCLKPNGVDRPTMLDICWDLEYTLQLEQTAVRREPHEDSTIDASLNMSSRPFQRLPSNNLPIEKDDVPMVRDDGSDTTASGVFSQLRIDGGR